One genomic region from uncultured Cohaesibacter sp. encodes:
- the miaA gene encoding tRNA (adenosine(37)-N6)-dimethylallyltransferase MiaA — protein MIDSGTQNAKAPSAVLIAGPTASGKSSLALRLAQIVDGVIINADSMQIYDQLSILSARPTAAEMEDVEHRLYGYVDPAERYSVGRWLDDAVAAITDVRAGGQCPILVGGTGLYFKALLEGLNVVPDVPEPIRAHWESELARLQSPEALHAILAERDPDMAATIKSADGQRILRALEILDATGKSLLEWQRNPVLRHDPAIAQGAMKLALCPPRDLVYKKIEARFDQMVELGGIREAVHMASLGLDPDLPAMKAIGVSYLADCDAGHLDYEEAIRLCKRDTRRYAKRQMTWIRNQMSDWPLFDTAEDAIAHFLIEMKK, from the coding sequence GTGATTGATAGCGGAACACAGAATGCAAAGGCTCCGTCAGCGGTGTTGATAGCTGGGCCAACGGCCAGCGGCAAGTCTTCTCTTGCACTAAGGCTTGCACAAATCGTTGATGGCGTGATTATCAACGCCGATTCAATGCAGATTTATGACCAATTGTCCATTCTATCAGCCCGTCCTACCGCCGCAGAGATGGAAGATGTGGAGCATCGGCTCTATGGCTATGTTGACCCGGCTGAGCGCTATTCCGTGGGCCGTTGGCTTGATGACGCAGTTGCGGCCATCACAGATGTCAGGGCAGGGGGGCAATGTCCCATTCTGGTTGGCGGCACCGGGCTCTATTTCAAAGCCCTACTAGAGGGGCTCAATGTGGTGCCCGACGTGCCCGAACCCATTAGGGCCCACTGGGAGAGCGAACTTGCCCGGTTACAGAGCCCCGAAGCGCTGCATGCGATCCTTGCCGAACGTGACCCGGACATGGCCGCCACAATCAAATCCGCAGACGGGCAGCGCATCCTGCGGGCGCTGGAAATTCTCGATGCGACAGGCAAGTCCCTGCTCGAATGGCAAAGGAATCCTGTGCTGCGTCACGATCCAGCGATTGCGCAAGGGGCCATGAAGTTGGCGCTCTGTCCGCCGCGCGATCTGGTTTACAAGAAAATCGAGGCGCGTTTTGATCAGATGGTGGAGCTGGGCGGCATCCGGGAGGCGGTTCATATGGCCAGCCTCGGGCTTGATCCGGACCTTCCTGCCATGAAGGCGATCGGCGTTTCCTATCTGGCGGACTGTGACGCGGGGCATCTTGACTATGAGGAGGCCATCCGCCTGTGCAAACGGGATACTCGCCGCTATGCAAAAAGACAGATGACCTGGATCCGCAATCAGATGTCAGATTGGCCCCTTTTTGACACCGCAGAGGATGCGATTGCCCATTTTTTGATAGAAATGAAAAAATAG
- the serB gene encoding phosphoserine phosphatase SerB — MSFTLTLISAPADPAVSADLVAEVQSIIHVDTDFTWLMEGVACDFVIPHHPDYANLRAELFAALGGAPVDVIFQPSKGRKKKLLLADMDSTMIQQECIDELADEVGLKEKVSDITARAMRGEIEFEPALKERVGLLKGLSLDIVDKLFAERITFTPGGKALVHTMKANGAYCALVSGGFTHFTSRVREILGFDEDRANLLIEKEGLLTGEVGMPILGKDAKLARLNALIKEHKLAPSETMAVGDGANDLPMIMSAGAGVALHAKPKVAAQAEFVINHGDLTGLLFLQGYKAEDFVLA, encoded by the coding sequence ATGTCCTTCACCCTGACCCTCATTAGCGCGCCAGCTGACCCGGCCGTCAGCGCCGATCTTGTGGCTGAAGTTCAATCTATCATCCATGTCGATACAGATTTTACCTGGCTGATGGAAGGGGTCGCCTGTGATTTTGTTATCCCGCATCACCCCGATTATGCGAATTTGCGCGCCGAGCTGTTTGCTGCTCTGGGCGGGGCTCCTGTCGATGTGATTTTCCAGCCCAGCAAAGGCCGCAAGAAAAAGCTGCTGCTGGCAGATATGGATTCCACCATGATTCAGCAGGAATGCATCGACGAGCTGGCGGATGAAGTCGGCCTGAAGGAAAAAGTTTCCGACATCACCGCACGCGCCATGCGCGGAGAGATCGAATTCGAACCCGCTCTCAAGGAACGCGTTGGCCTGCTCAAGGGCCTCAGCCTTGATATCGTGGACAAGCTGTTTGCTGAGCGCATTACCTTCACGCCCGGAGGCAAGGCGCTGGTGCACACCATGAAGGCCAACGGCGCCTATTGTGCGCTTGTCTCGGGCGGCTTTACCCATTTCACGTCACGCGTGCGCGAAATCCTCGGGTTTGATGAAGACCGGGCCAATCTGCTGATAGAAAAAGAGGGCCTGCTAACAGGCGAGGTCGGCATGCCCATTCTGGGCAAGGATGCCAAGCTGGCCCGCCTCAACGCCCTCATCAAAGAACACAAGCTCGCCCCTTCAGAAACCATGGCCGTTGGTGACGGCGCCAACGATCTGCCCATGATCATGAGTGCAGGCGCTGGCGTTGCACTGCATGCCAAGCCCAAGGTGGCCGCGCAGGCAGAGTTCGTCATCAACCATGGCGACCTGACCGGCCTTCTGTTCCTGCAAGGCTACAAGGCCGAAGACTTTGTGCTTGCCTGA
- a CDS encoding Do family serine endopeptidase produces the protein MTLLHVASKLQHKGCGGWSLACLLAFLLSLSLPLAASASAQQATQSESHETRRGPRSVADLAERLTPAVVNISTISLVAAEGAVPMPKVPDGSPFKKFFDDYFDEDSPELDSKRSMQSLGSGFVVGAEGLIVTNYHVISEADRINVKFHNGANYRAELVGYDSKTDLALLKVDADKPLPTVSFGGAKDLRVGDWVMAIGNPFGLGGSVSIGIVSARNRIINNGPYDDFIQTDAAINRGNSGGPLFDMYGNVVGVNTAIISPTGSSIGLGFAIPSDIAQRVVQQLLDYGEARRGWLGVRIQELSVDLAEGLGVSEVRGALITWVDKDGPAFEAGLKSGDVILDYDGTRIERVRDLTRLVADTPAGKEVDVEFARKGQILSRRVIVAQQSEKERKTAQQPHMAPNGATLFGMSLSRLSAHVRRLHHLDDDVEGVVVSDVEAGSLAERKGIEAGMVIVEINQEIVSSPSNLIERLDRLKAEGKKTLLFLVAKPDGGELEFVSIKLEDVEGEGQLP, from the coding sequence ATGACTCTTTTGCACGTTGCTTCGAAGCTGCAGCACAAAGGCTGCGGAGGGTGGAGCTTGGCTTGCCTTTTGGCGTTTCTTTTGTCTTTGTCTTTGCCCCTTGCTGCTTCTGCTTCCGCTCAGCAAGCGACGCAGAGTGAATCCCATGAAACCCGGCGCGGGCCAAGGAGCGTGGCAGATCTGGCGGAACGCCTGACGCCTGCCGTTGTCAATATTTCTACCATTTCGCTGGTCGCTGCCGAAGGGGCGGTGCCTATGCCAAAGGTGCCGGATGGGTCGCCCTTCAAGAAATTCTTCGATGACTATTTTGATGAAGATTCCCCCGAGTTGGACAGCAAGCGGAGCATGCAGTCTTTGGGGTCCGGCTTTGTGGTCGGTGCCGAAGGGCTGATCGTGACCAACTATCACGTCATATCGGAAGCAGACCGGATCAATGTCAAATTTCACAATGGGGCAAATTATCGCGCCGAGCTGGTCGGGTATGACAGCAAGACGGATCTGGCTCTGCTCAAGGTCGATGCTGACAAGCCGCTGCCGACCGTCTCTTTTGGAGGCGCGAAAGATTTGCGCGTTGGCGATTGGGTCATGGCGATCGGCAACCCCTTCGGGCTTGGCGGCTCGGTTTCCATCGGTATTGTTTCGGCGCGCAACCGGATCATCAATAACGGACCTTATGACGACTTCATCCAGACGGATGCGGCGATCAACCGTGGCAATTCGGGCGGGCCGCTGTTTGATATGTATGGCAATGTCGTCGGGGTGAATACGGCGATCATCTCGCCCACCGGCTCTTCCATTGGATTGGGCTTTGCCATTCCTTCCGATATTGCGCAGCGGGTGGTGCAGCAGCTTCTTGATTATGGCGAGGCCCGGCGTGGTTGGCTTGGGGTTCGCATTCAGGAGCTGTCTGTGGATCTGGCAGAAGGGCTGGGCGTCAGTGAAGTGCGCGGGGCGCTGATTACATGGGTAGACAAGGACGGACCGGCATTTGAAGCGGGGCTTAAATCCGGCGATGTCATTCTGGACTATGATGGCACCCGGATCGAGCGGGTGCGCGACTTGACGCGTCTGGTTGCCGATACGCCAGCTGGCAAGGAAGTGGATGTCGAGTTCGCCCGCAAAGGGCAAATTTTGAGCCGCAGGGTGATCGTTGCCCAACAATCGGAAAAAGAGCGCAAGACAGCGCAACAGCCTCATATGGCCCCCAATGGAGCAACGCTCTTTGGTATGTCTCTTTCGCGGCTCAGTGCACATGTGCGGCGGCTGCATCATCTTGATGATGATGTGGAGGGCGTTGTGGTGTCCGATGTCGAGGCAGGGAGCCTTGCCGAGCGCAAGGGGATTGAGGCTGGAATGGTCATCGTCGAGATCAATCAGGAAATCGTCTCTTCGCCCAGCAACCTGATTGAGCGCCTTGATCGTCTGAAGGCCGAGGGTAAGAAGACGCTGCTATTTCTTGTGGCCAAGCCAGATGGTGGAGAGCTGGAATTTGTCTCCATCAAGCTTGAGGATGTTGAAGGCGAAGGCCAGCTACCCTAA
- a CDS encoding DUF2065 domain-containing protein yields the protein MSDFLAAIGLVFVIEGFLWAAMPRSMKRMMLEVATIPGSNLRIGGLVAMVFGVLVVWMIRG from the coding sequence ATGTCAGATTTTCTAGCCGCTATCGGTCTGGTCTTCGTGATTGAGGGCTTTTTATGGGCCGCTATGCCGCGCAGCATGAAGCGCATGATGCTGGAAGTCGCGACAATTCCCGGTAGCAATCTCAGAATCGGTGGGCTGGTTGCCATGGTGTTTGGGGTTCTGGTTGTCTGGATGATCCGCGGCTGA
- a CDS encoding protease modulator HflC: MSVKSVFALVIAAVIAVLLYGSVFLIYPHEQAVVTQFGRIERAVREPGLYFKTPFIQSVEYLDKRARYLEQSEREVIASGKKRLLVDSFARYQITDPIVFKRQAKFLSNFESQLNGFMEASLRDVVAEYTFKDIVRDKRDELVELIRKSVDEKTQRLGVTLVDYRIRRADLPKENSEAVYRQMQTERQQEANGIRADGEKLSQQIRSVADRNATVIIANAKRDAEIQRGVGDALRNNIFAAAYGKNADFFEFYRTMKAYENSLSNGDTRLVLSPDGEFFSYFNNAGDSPAAIAPAADASSDAAEPVAPASNDAAATPAVSPSAEPDGTDAPAVSTN, translated from the coding sequence ATGTCTGTAAAATCTGTCTTTGCTCTGGTTATTGCCGCTGTCATCGCCGTTCTGTTGTATGGGTCGGTGTTCCTGATCTATCCGCATGAACAGGCTGTTGTGACCCAGTTTGGCCGCATCGAGCGGGCCGTTCGTGAACCGGGTCTGTATTTCAAGACGCCGTTCATTCAGAGCGTGGAATATCTGGACAAGCGCGCGCGCTATCTGGAACAGTCCGAGCGCGAGGTTATTGCCTCTGGGAAAAAACGCCTGCTGGTGGATTCTTTTGCGCGCTATCAGATCACCGATCCGATCGTGTTCAAGCGTCAGGCCAAGTTTCTGTCCAACTTCGAAAGTCAGTTGAACGGCTTTATGGAAGCATCGCTGCGTGACGTTGTTGCCGAATATACCTTCAAGGATATTGTGCGCGACAAACGTGACGAGCTGGTTGAACTGATCCGCAAGAGCGTGGATGAGAAGACCCAGCGTCTTGGTGTGACTCTGGTTGACTATCGCATTCGTCGTGCCGACCTTCCGAAGGAAAACTCCGAGGCTGTCTATCGTCAGATGCAGACTGAACGTCAGCAGGAAGCCAATGGTATTCGCGCCGATGGTGAGAAGCTCTCCCAGCAGATCCGCTCTGTGGCAGATCGTAATGCAACGGTTATTATCGCCAATGCAAAACGGGATGCTGAAATCCAGCGTGGTGTTGGTGATGCGCTTCGAAACAACATCTTCGCAGCGGCTTATGGCAAGAATGCGGACTTCTTCGAGTTCTACCGCACCATGAAGGCTTATGAAAATAGCCTGTCCAATGGGGATACGCGTCTGGTTCTGTCGCCGGATGGTGAGTTCTTCAGCTACTTCAACAATGCTGGTGACTCTCCTGCCGCGATTGCGCCGGCTGCTGACGCTTCCTCTGATGCAGCAGAGCCGGTAGCACCAGCCTCCAATGATGCTGCCGCCACTCCGGCTGTCAGCCCAAGCGCTGAACCGGATGGAACGGACGCCCCTGCGGTCTCTACCAACTAA
- the hflK gene encoding FtsH protease activity modulator HflK, with product MPWNNQNGGNGGPWGGGGGGRNGGPWGQGPQNQGPNPPDLEEMIRKGQERLKQVFPGGGGGSGGGSLGLKGIGLLALGAVAIWMATGFYTVKEGELGVELLLGEPIAVSTSGLNYNLPYPIGRAETVNVDQIRDVTIGSREFSNQRGSVSKRDVPEESLMLTGDENIIDVDFKVQWNIKDPEAYLFNVDSPEIAVKQVVESAMREIVGRNTMDEVQTGDRVAIQVAARELTQKMLDKYDAGVNIIQVQLQGVEPPEQVIDAFRDVQTAKADKVRMQNEAQAYANKVVPEAEGQAAKILEAANAYREQTVADARGQAQRFTEILGEYEKAPAITRKRLYLETMEQVLGSSEKIILDSKSEGGSGVVPYLPLNELTKKAGN from the coding sequence ATGCCTTGGAACAATCAGAATGGTGGTAACGGAGGCCCTTGGGGGGGCGGCGGCGGTGGCCGCAATGGTGGTCCTTGGGGGCAAGGTCCTCAGAATCAGGGTCCAAATCCGCCAGATCTAGAGGAAATGATCCGCAAGGGGCAGGAGCGCCTTAAGCAGGTATTCCCAGGTGGTGGTGGCGGTTCGGGCGGTGGATCGCTCGGCCTCAAGGGCATTGGCCTGTTGGCTCTGGGTGCTGTCGCAATCTGGATGGCGACCGGCTTCTATACAGTCAAGGAAGGGGAGCTGGGCGTTGAATTGCTGCTCGGTGAACCGATTGCCGTTTCGACCTCTGGTCTGAACTATAACTTGCCTTATCCGATCGGTCGCGCCGAGACGGTCAACGTTGACCAGATCCGTGATGTGACCATTGGTTCCCGCGAGTTTTCCAATCAGCGTGGGTCCGTCAGCAAGCGTGACGTGCCCGAAGAAAGCCTGATGCTGACCGGTGACGAAAACATCATCGATGTGGACTTCAAGGTTCAGTGGAACATCAAGGATCCCGAAGCCTATCTGTTCAATGTTGACAGCCCTGAAATCGCGGTCAAGCAGGTTGTGGAATCTGCCATGCGCGAAATCGTTGGTCGCAACACCATGGACGAAGTGCAGACCGGGGACCGTGTTGCCATTCAGGTGGCCGCTCGTGAGCTGACCCAGAAGATGCTCGATAAATATGACGCGGGCGTCAACATCATTCAGGTTCAGTTGCAGGGCGTTGAGCCACCAGAACAGGTGATTGATGCGTTCCGTGATGTACAGACGGCCAAGGCCGACAAGGTGCGCATGCAGAACGAAGCACAGGCTTATGCCAACAAGGTTGTTCCGGAAGCAGAAGGTCAGGCCGCCAAGATTCTTGAAGCCGCTAATGCCTATCGTGAGCAGACCGTTGCGGACGCTCGTGGTCAGGCCCAGCGCTTTACCGAAATTCTTGGTGAATATGAAAAGGCACCAGCGATTACACGCAAGCGTCTCTATCTGGAGACCATGGAGCAGGTTTTGGGTAGTTCCGAAAAGATCATCCTCGATAGCAAGTCTGAAGGCGGTTCGGGTGTCGTTCCTTATTTGCCGCTCAATGAACTGACCAAGAAAGCGGGGAACTGA
- a CDS encoding dihydrofolate reductase — protein sequence MGGRTEPRIVFHYAVADNGVIGKDNAMPWHVSSDLKRFKAMTMGRPLIMGRRTFQSIGRPLPGRTNIVVSRDPDFQADGIEIVASIDAALDRAKAIILEDGGDEIAVIGGGSIYNALWDRADRLYVTHVHAEPEGDTFLPAIDADRWSEVSREPTVQNENDSAAMTFAIYEKAAS from the coding sequence ATGGGCGGACGCACCGAACCGAGGATCGTTTTTCATTATGCGGTTGCCGACAACGGCGTGATTGGCAAGGATAATGCCATGCCCTGGCATGTGTCCTCCGATCTCAAGCGCTTCAAGGCGATGACCATGGGCCGACCGCTCATCATGGGGCGGCGAACCTTTCAGTCAATTGGCAGACCCTTGCCCGGTCGCACGAATATTGTCGTTTCACGTGATCCCGACTTCCAAGCCGATGGCATCGAAATCGTGGCGTCTATTGACGCTGCTTTGGATCGTGCCAAAGCCATCATACTGGAAGATGGGGGTGACGAGATTGCGGTGATCGGTGGGGGCTCTATTTATAATGCACTCTGGGATCGGGCGGATCGGCTCTATGTGACCCATGTGCATGCCGAGCCGGAAGGGGACACCTTTCTGCCTGCAATCGATGCGGATAGATGGTCTGAAGTCTCGCGAGAACCGACTGTGCAGAATGAGAATGACAGCGCGGCGATGACCTTTGCCATTTATGAAAAGGCTGCGTCATAA
- a CDS encoding thymidylate synthase, whose protein sequence is MQTYLDLLAHILENGADKGDRTGTGTRSVFGYQMRFDLAKGFPLLTTKKLHLRSIIHELLWFLAGDTNIGYLKDNKVRIWDEWADENGDLGPVYGHQWRSWPAHDGGTIDQISQLIEQIKTNPDSRRLIVTAWNPADVDRMALPPCHCLFQFYVANGRLSCQLYQRSADVFLGVPFNIASYALLTMMVAQVCDLELGDFVHSLGDAHLYSNHFEQARLQLTREPRSLPIMTINPDKRDIFDFVFEDFELSAYDPHPHIAAAVAV, encoded by the coding sequence ATGCAGACCTATCTCGATTTGCTGGCCCATATTCTGGAAAATGGTGCCGATAAGGGGGATCGCACCGGCACCGGTACGCGCTCTGTGTTTGGCTATCAGATGCGATTCGATCTGGCGAAGGGCTTTCCGCTTTTGACCACAAAGAAGTTGCATCTGCGCTCGATCATCCATGAGCTGTTGTGGTTCCTGGCCGGAGATACCAATATTGGCTATCTTAAGGACAACAAGGTGCGCATCTGGGATGAATGGGCCGATGAGAATGGCGACCTGGGGCCTGTCTATGGTCACCAGTGGCGCTCATGGCCAGCGCACGATGGCGGCACGATAGATCAGATCAGCCAGCTCATCGAACAGATCAAGACCAATCCGGATAGTCGCCGCCTGATCGTTACAGCCTGGAACCCGGCGGACGTGGATCGCATGGCGTTGCCACCCTGTCATTGCCTGTTTCAGTTCTATGTTGCCAACGGGCGCCTTTCCTGCCAGCTGTATCAACGGTCTGCGGATGTTTTCCTAGGTGTGCCTTTCAATATTGCCTCCTATGCGCTCCTCACGATGATGGTAGCGCAGGTGTGCGATCTGGAGCTGGGGGATTTCGTGCACAGCCTTGGGGACGCGCATCTTTATTCCAACCATTTTGAACAGGCGCGCCTGCAGTTGACCCGCGAGCCGAGGTCTCTGCCGATCATGACGATCAACCCGGACAAGCGCGATATCTTTGATTTTGTCTTCGAGGATTTCGAACTGAGTGCCTATGATCCGCACCCGCATATCGCTGCGGCTGTTGCCGTTTAA
- a CDS encoding ClpXP protease specificity-enhancing factor SspB yields the protein MSEDLIRYDILAQDALRGVVKTVLTEVARTGLPGEHHFYITFNTQAPGVRISPRLLEKYPDDMTIVLQHQFWDLQANDQAIEIGLSFDGIPEKLYIPYTAIITFIDPSVHFSLQFEIEMEEEIENPDEQDAGGDDDVLTVLAPNEEEFSMPAEPKASDDEKESASDDEESSDEADKADKEKEGAEVVSLDAFRKK from the coding sequence ATGAGCGAAGACCTGATCCGGTATGACATCCTTGCACAGGATGCGTTGCGCGGCGTGGTTAAAACGGTCCTGACAGAGGTTGCACGCACAGGCCTGCCCGGCGAGCATCATTTCTACATCACCTTTAACACCCAAGCGCCCGGCGTACGCATTTCGCCAAGGCTCCTGGAAAAATATCCCGATGACATGACCATTGTCTTGCAGCACCAGTTCTGGGATCTGCAGGCCAACGATCAGGCCATTGAGATTGGACTGTCCTTCGATGGCATTCCCGAAAAGCTCTATATTCCTTATACGGCGATCATCACCTTCATCGACCCTAGCGTTCATTTCTCTCTCCAGTTCGAAATCGAGATGGAAGAGGAAATCGAAAATCCTGATGAACAGGATGCAGGCGGTGATGACGATGTCCTGACGGTGCTGGCTCCCAACGAGGAAGAATTCTCGATGCCAGCAGAGCCTAAGGCTTCAGATGATGAAAAGGAAAGCGCCTCCGATGACGAGGAAAGCTCCGATGAAGCCGACAAGGCAGACAAGGAAAAAGAAGGGGCCGAAGTCGTCTCACTGGATGCCTTCCGCAAGAAATAA
- a CDS encoding DUF4169 family protein, whose protein sequence is MGNVINLRQARKAKARTEKEKKAEANRARFGQTKAQKTKQRFETDKLERHLDGHKREALGDASQMDDKGE, encoded by the coding sequence ATGGGCAACGTTATAAATCTCAGACAAGCGCGCAAAGCCAAGGCGCGCACCGAGAAAGAGAAAAAGGCAGAAGCCAACCGCGCCCGCTTTGGCCAGACCAAAGCGCAGAAGACCAAACAGCGCTTTGAAACAGACAAGCTGGAACGCCATCTTGATGGCCACAAGCGTGAGGCATTGGGCGACGCGTCTCAAATGGACGACAAGGGCGAATAA
- a CDS encoding ribbon-helix-helix domain-containing protein → MKKHSVTIAGHRTSISLEDEFWQGLKLLADSRNKSLADIIRQIDKDRGRNNLSSAIRISVLDYYKSRIPMQFDDASPDGGHQ, encoded by the coding sequence ATGAAAAAGCACTCCGTTACCATTGCTGGCCATCGCACGTCCATTTCTCTGGAAGATGAATTCTGGCAAGGCCTGAAGCTTTTGGCCGATAGCCGCAACAAGTCTCTGGCGGACATCATCCGCCAGATCGACAAGGACCGCGGCAGAAACAATCTTTCCTCAGCCATCCGCATCTCGGTTCTGGACTATTACAAATCCCGCATCCCTATGCAGTTTGACGATGCCAGCCCCGACGGCGGGCATCAGTAA